A genome region from Wielerella bovis includes the following:
- a CDS encoding sulfate/molybdate ABC transporter ATP-binding protein yields MSIQIKNLNKHFGKFHALKDINLTADSGSLTALLGPSGCGKTTLLRIIAGLETASDGQILFDNQDVSQVPVRERQVGFMFQHYALFRHMNVADNIAFGLDVKPRATRPSKEQIAQKVNELLKLVQLEHLAKAFPSQLSGGQRQRIALARALATEPKLLLLDEPFGALDAKVRKELRAWLRQIQQELGITTILVTHDQEEALEMADQIVIMNHGVVEQIGTGDHLYHAPKNVFVNEFLGETNAFEFAKIEQGELHIGGYRETLNPRPTERQNVIAYVRPHELVLHTTQPENAIGAAEIVQIHHIGAVVRVALRLPETSKLIWSALSPAQFKALNVQTGDTVWLLPQQTSIFRLPEMVEYVI; encoded by the coding sequence ATGTCTATCCAAATTAAAAACCTAAACAAACATTTCGGCAAATTCCATGCCTTAAAAGACATCAACCTGACCGCCGATTCAGGCAGCCTAACTGCATTATTAGGGCCCAGCGGTTGCGGCAAAACCACCCTATTACGCATCATCGCAGGCTTGGAAACCGCCAGCGATGGACAAATTCTGTTTGACAATCAAGATGTTTCCCAAGTACCCGTGCGCGAACGTCAAGTCGGTTTCATGTTTCAACATTACGCGCTGTTCCGCCACATGAATGTTGCCGACAACATCGCCTTTGGTTTGGACGTCAAACCCCGCGCCACACGCCCCAGCAAAGAGCAAATCGCACAAAAAGTCAACGAATTGCTCAAATTGGTGCAACTGGAACACCTTGCCAAAGCCTTCCCCAGCCAATTATCGGGCGGACAACGCCAACGCATTGCGCTTGCCCGCGCTTTGGCAACCGAACCCAAATTATTGTTATTGGACGAACCCTTTGGTGCATTGGACGCAAAAGTCCGCAAAGAATTGCGCGCGTGGTTACGTCAAATTCAACAAGAATTGGGCATCACCACCATTTTGGTAACGCACGACCAAGAAGAAGCATTGGAAATGGCAGACCAAATTGTGATTATGAATCATGGTGTTGTAGAGCAAATTGGCACAGGCGACCATTTATATCACGCGCCCAAAAACGTGTTTGTAAACGAATTCTTGGGCGAAACCAACGCCTTTGAATTTGCCAAAATTGAACAAGGCGAATTACACATAGGCGGCTACCGCGAAACGCTGAATCCACGCCCCACAGAACGGCAAAATGTCATCGCCTATGTGCGCCCACACGAATTGGTTTTGCACACCACGCAGCCTGAAAATGCAATTGGTGCAGCAGAAATCGTGCAAATTCATCATATTGGTGCGGTGGTTCGCGTGGCATTAAGGCTGCCTGAAACATCAAAATTGATTTGGTCAGCATTGTCGCCCGCACAATTCAAAGCGTTGAATGTGCAAACAGGCGATACCGTTTGGCTGTTACCGCAGCAAACCAGCATTTTCAGGCTGCCTGAAATGGTGGAATATGTGATTTGA